One window of the Leucobacter komagatae genome contains the following:
- the galE gene encoding UDP-glucose 4-epimerase GalE, which produces MRVLLTGGAGYIGSHTALVLLERGHDVVVLDDFSNSSREAVRRVEELTGRSIPVIEADLADRAAAEAAFDGLEVDAVVHFAGLKAVGESVAQPTRYYRVNIDSTLNLLDLMRERGITRLVFSSSATVYGDPQYVPQDEEHPAGVGLTNPYGWSKAMIEQIIRDTQVSWPELEGVLLRYFNPVGAHPSGRIGEDPSGIPNNLMPFIAQVAVGKREQLSVFGDSYPTPDGTGVRDYIHVMDLAEGHAAALERMSPGVTTYNLGSGNGSSVLDVVRAFGEAAGREIPYVVVPARDGDVAETVANPAKANRELEWQTSRSLADACKDSWAWQSANPDGYGA; this is translated from the coding sequence ATGCGTGTTCTGCTCACCGGCGGCGCCGGCTACATCGGCTCCCACACTGCCCTCGTGCTCCTTGAGCGCGGCCACGACGTCGTCGTGCTCGATGACTTTTCGAACAGCAGCCGCGAGGCGGTGCGCCGCGTCGAAGAACTCACGGGCCGCTCGATCCCGGTGATCGAAGCCGACCTGGCTGATCGAGCAGCGGCCGAGGCAGCGTTCGACGGGCTCGAGGTCGACGCGGTCGTGCACTTCGCAGGCCTCAAGGCCGTCGGGGAGTCGGTCGCGCAGCCGACTCGCTACTACCGCGTGAACATCGACTCGACGCTCAACCTGCTCGACCTCATGCGCGAGCGCGGCATCACCCGCCTCGTCTTCAGCTCGAGCGCGACGGTGTACGGCGACCCGCAGTACGTGCCGCAGGATGAGGAGCACCCGGCGGGCGTCGGACTCACGAACCCCTACGGCTGGTCGAAGGCCATGATCGAGCAGATCATCCGCGACACGCAGGTGTCGTGGCCAGAGCTTGAGGGCGTGCTGCTCCGTTACTTCAACCCAGTCGGCGCGCACCCCTCGGGGCGGATCGGCGAGGACCCCTCAGGGATCCCGAACAATCTCATGCCGTTCATCGCGCAGGTCGCGGTCGGCAAGCGCGAGCAGCTCAGCGTCTTCGGCGACAGTTACCCCACGCCCGACGGCACCGGGGTGCGCGACTACATCCACGTGATGGACCTCGCCGAGGGGCACGCGGCGGCGCTCGAGCGGATGAGCCCCGGCGTGACGACCTACAACCTCGGCTCCGGCAACGGTTCGAGCGTGCTCGACGTTGTGCGGGCGTTCGGAGAGGCCGCCGGCCGCGAGATCCCGTACGTTGTCGTCCCCGCGCGCGACGGCGACGTTGCTGAGACGGTTGCGAACCCGGCGAAGGCGAACCGCGAACTCGAGTGGCAGACGAGCCGCTCGCTCGCTGACGCCTGCAAGGACTCGTGGGCCTGGCAGTCTGCGAATCCCGACGGGTACGGTGCATGA
- the purE gene encoding 5-(carboxyamino)imidazole ribonucleotide mutase gives MSESSPLVGVIMGSDSDFNVMEDAVLMLREFGISHEVEVVSAHRTPDKMVSYAREAADRGIRVIIAGAGGAAHLPGMVASMTSLPVIGVPVPLARLDGMDSLLSIVQMPGGIPVATVSIGGAKNAGILAARILATSDDALRAKLDEYAQGLTDMVAEKNAALKARVAGE, from the coding sequence ATGAGCGAATCTTCACCCCTCGTCGGCGTCATCATGGGATCCGATTCCGACTTCAACGTGATGGAAGACGCGGTGCTCATGCTCCGCGAGTTCGGCATCTCGCACGAGGTCGAGGTCGTGAGCGCGCACCGCACGCCAGACAAAATGGTGAGTTACGCCCGAGAAGCAGCAGACCGCGGCATCCGCGTCATCATCGCGGGCGCCGGGGGAGCCGCACACCTTCCGGGCATGGTTGCCTCGATGACCTCGCTCCCGGTCATTGGCGTGCCCGTACCGCTCGCCCGCCTCGACGGGATGGACTCGCTGCTGTCGATCGTGCAGATGCCCGGCGGCATCCCGGTTGCGACCGTCTCGATCGGCGGGGCGAAGAACGCGGGCATTCTCGCTGCTCGCATCCTCGCGACGAGTGACGACGCCCTCCGCGCCAAGCTCGACGAGTACGCCCAGGGCCTGACCGACATGGTGGCGGAGAAGAACGCGGCGCTGAAAGCCAGGGTCGCGGGGGAGTAG
- a CDS encoding YihY/virulence factor BrkB family protein, whose product MNATPQPGVIARGMNLWQRIQRTRPYRTFSHFTDVGGSVLSGGMSYQALFAVFAGLVVGFSVFSIVLRNQPELLTTIIEQINVFVPGLLGESSKDAAVPVQSLLETRALDWTTLVAGLSLVWVAINWFTGTRRSIRIIFGLEVKEYRNAVLLKVRDFALAVGFFLAIIISAALVVVSSNLTDMLLAWLGVSADNWFFGGLGTVVRYGAMYVFDVFVLIAIHRYLAEVRIGWWNLVTGSMVGAAALFVLKLLGTALLGGATSNPLLAPFAIFVGLLLWFNFICRALLLTSAWIATGLDPKLGTPEAGQPSDAFRLLE is encoded by the coding sequence ATGAACGCAACCCCGCAGCCCGGTGTCATCGCCCGCGGGATGAACCTCTGGCAGCGCATCCAGCGCACGCGGCCGTACCGGACTTTCTCGCACTTCACCGACGTCGGCGGCAGCGTGCTCTCCGGTGGCATGAGCTACCAGGCGCTCTTTGCGGTGTTCGCAGGCCTGGTCGTCGGGTTCAGCGTGTTCAGCATCGTGCTTCGGAACCAGCCGGAGCTGCTGACGACGATCATCGAGCAGATCAACGTCTTCGTGCCCGGGCTGCTTGGCGAGAGCAGTAAGGACGCGGCGGTGCCGGTCCAGTCACTCCTGGAAACCCGCGCGCTCGACTGGACAACGCTCGTCGCGGGCCTCTCGCTCGTGTGGGTCGCGATCAACTGGTTCACGGGTACCAGGCGCTCGATACGCATTATCTTCGGCCTCGAGGTCAAGGAATACCGCAACGCGGTGCTGCTCAAGGTGCGCGACTTCGCCCTCGCCGTCGGCTTCTTCCTCGCGATCATCATCTCGGCCGCGCTCGTCGTCGTGAGCTCGAACCTCACCGACATGCTGCTCGCCTGGCTCGGCGTGAGCGCCGACAACTGGTTCTTTGGCGGCCTCGGCACGGTCGTGCGCTACGGCGCGATGTACGTGTTCGACGTGTTCGTACTCATCGCGATCCACCGCTACCTCGCCGAAGTGCGCATCGGCTGGTGGAACCTCGTCACCGGCAGCATGGTCGGAGCCGCGGCCCTGTTCGTGCTCAAGCTGCTCGGCACGGCGCTGCTCGGCGGGGCGACGAGTAACCCCCTCCTCGCGCCGTTCGCGATCTTTGTCGGCCTGCTCCTGTGGTTCAACTTCATCTGCCGCGCGCTGCTGCTCACCTCGGCGTGGATCGCGACGGGGCTCGACCCGAAGCTCGGCACCCCGGAGGCGGGCCAACCGAGTGATGCCTTCCGGCTCCTCGAATAG
- a CDS encoding glycosyltransferase family 4 protein gives MATLSLIAEPFPDWEARVHFAAAEDLANALAETAPRSCSARFLSARGSTPPVFASPRISAEHLPMGANALPILWQSSTTARPLDGEMTHSITPMIPLRSRAEDDGTQTTVSVPNGLAWEHPDLLTTAQGRLTRSFVKRAARHADILITTSHATASLLQEHYGHDLPVQVVPPVAPSAFLAGPDAQARRERLGLPERYVATTANLDDFGRLQWVLDAYESDPSLPHLVVISGLDPVQHVKGNPQAADIVGNLSAAVRDRVTVVPAEDLADVGAILSGAALLAQPQSFATTGYTVVAALMAGVPVLHADQAAYAEHVLDAGLSEAESAGFITTLSRLFIPSSGDGSSELERLTVHAADRGRSYSWNQVAWQLWETHALI, from the coding sequence ATGGCAACACTCAGCCTCATCGCCGAGCCCTTTCCCGATTGGGAAGCCCGCGTGCACTTCGCCGCGGCTGAAGATCTCGCGAACGCGCTAGCCGAGACCGCGCCGCGCAGCTGCAGCGCCCGGTTCCTGTCTGCCCGCGGCTCAACGCCCCCGGTGTTCGCCTCCCCGCGCATTAGCGCGGAGCACCTTCCGATGGGCGCGAACGCTCTGCCGATCCTCTGGCAGTCAAGCACGACCGCGCGCCCGCTCGACGGCGAGATGACGCACTCCATCACCCCGATGATCCCGCTCCGCTCGCGCGCAGAGGACGACGGCACGCAGACGACGGTCTCGGTTCCGAACGGCCTCGCGTGGGAGCACCCCGATCTGTTGACGACCGCACAGGGTCGGCTCACCCGCTCGTTTGTGAAGCGCGCCGCTCGCCACGCCGACATCCTCATCACGACGTCGCACGCGACCGCGTCGCTGCTGCAGGAGCACTACGGGCACGATCTTCCGGTTCAGGTTGTTCCGCCGGTCGCGCCGTCAGCGTTCCTCGCGGGCCCTGATGCGCAGGCGCGCCGCGAGCGGCTCGGTCTGCCCGAGCGCTACGTTGCCACGACCGCGAACCTTGACGACTTCGGTCGGCTGCAGTGGGTGCTCGACGCCTACGAGTCCGACCCGTCGCTGCCCCACCTCGTCGTGATCTCCGGGCTCGACCCCGTGCAGCACGTGAAGGGCAACCCGCAGGCGGCGGACATCGTCGGCAACCTCTCGGCAGCGGTTCGCGACCGAGTGACGGTTGTTCCGGCTGAGGACCTCGCCGACGTCGGAGCGATCCTGTCTGGCGCGGCGCTCCTCGCGCAGCCGCAGTCGTTCGCGACGACAGGGTACACGGTTGTCGCCGCTCTGATGGCGGGGGTTCCCGTGCTGCACGCTGACCAGGCGGCGTACGCCGAGCACGTACTCGACGCAGGGCTCTCTGAGGCCGAGTCGGCCGGGTTCATCACGACGCTCTCGCGCCTCTTCATCCCGAGCTCGGGTGACGGTTCGAGCGAGCTCGAGCGCCTCACCGTTCACGCGGCCGACCGTGGCCGCTCGTACTCGTGGAACCAGGTCGCCTGGCAGCTCTGGGAGACGCACGCCCTCATCTAG
- a CDS encoding 5-(carboxyamino)imidazole ribonucleotide synthase, with protein MRQNRGVSENQEPAAKTSVRVGVIGGGQLARMMVPPAIHLGLEISVLAETEGMSAERAADMVGDYRDPETVYAFAETVDVVTFDHEHVPHDILNELERRGKAVHPRPHALQYAQDKILMREKLAELGVPIPAWAAVADEAALQAFIDENGGRAVVKTARGGYDGKGVRVVSQADEVRDWFAALAEDARGGFLLVEELVDFTRELAQLIARRPSGETRAWPLVETIQRDGVCDVVLAPAPVSDPATAAEAARIGAIVAEGVDATGVLAVEMFETRDGRVLVNELAMRPHNSGHFSIEGSITSQFEQHLRAVTDLPLGDPSMAAPFAVMVNVLGGPAEGPMPVRYPTVLAAHPAAKIHSYGKLPRPGRKVGHVTVVGDSLEVARAEARAAADGFA; from the coding sequence ATGCGGCAGAATAGAGGGGTGAGCGAGAACCAGGAACCTGCTGCGAAAACCTCTGTGCGCGTCGGCGTGATCGGGGGCGGCCAGCTCGCCCGAATGATGGTGCCGCCGGCGATCCACCTCGGGCTTGAGATTTCGGTTCTCGCGGAGACCGAGGGGATGAGCGCCGAGCGTGCCGCCGACATGGTCGGCGACTACCGCGACCCCGAGACCGTGTACGCGTTCGCGGAGACCGTCGACGTGGTGACCTTCGACCACGAGCACGTGCCCCACGACATCCTGAACGAGCTCGAGCGCCGTGGCAAAGCGGTTCACCCGCGGCCGCACGCGCTGCAGTACGCGCAAGACAAGATCCTGATGCGCGAGAAGCTCGCCGAGCTTGGCGTGCCGATCCCGGCCTGGGCCGCCGTCGCCGATGAGGCCGCGCTGCAAGCCTTCATCGATGAGAACGGCGGCCGCGCGGTCGTGAAGACCGCGCGCGGTGGCTACGACGGCAAGGGCGTGCGCGTCGTGTCGCAGGCCGACGAGGTGCGTGACTGGTTCGCCGCGCTCGCCGAGGACGCCCGCGGCGGCTTCCTGCTCGTCGAAGAGCTCGTCGACTTCACGCGCGAGCTCGCCCAGCTCATCGCGCGCCGCCCCTCGGGGGAGACCCGCGCATGGCCGCTCGTCGAGACGATTCAGCGTGACGGCGTGTGCGACGTCGTGCTCGCCCCCGCCCCGGTCTCTGACCCCGCGACGGCCGCCGAGGCCGCGCGGATCGGCGCTATCGTCGCCGAGGGCGTCGACGCGACGGGCGTGCTCGCCGTCGAGATGTTCGAGACGCGCGACGGCCGCGTGCTCGTGAACGAGCTCGCGATGCGCCCGCACAACTCGGGCCACTTCTCGATCGAGGGGTCGATCACGAGCCAGTTCGAGCAGCACCTGCGGGCCGTGACCGACCTGCCGCTCGGCGACCCCTCGATGGCCGCCCCGTTTGCCGTGATGGTGAACGTGCTCGGGGGGCCCGCGGAGGGCCCGATGCCCGTGCGCTACCCGACCGTGCTTGCGGCGCACCCGGCAGCGAAGATCCATAGCTACGGCAAGCTGCCGCGACCGGGCCGGAAGGTCGGCCACGTCACCGTCGTCGGCGACTCGCTTGAGGTCGCACGCGCCGAGGCGCGGGCCGCTGCCGACGGCTTCGCCTAG